One window of the Grus americana isolate bGruAme1 chromosome 13, bGruAme1.mat, whole genome shotgun sequence genome contains the following:
- the LOC129212219 gene encoding receptor-interacting serine/threonine-protein kinase 2-like isoform X4: MQFKTDSRLVSAAVSLHCSIVFMPVFLREWKLLLQDIANVRHCESERLLPSLGIYQYHGLVGIVTEWMNNGSLHSFIHEHQLYPELPFPLLIRILLDVAEGLHHLHSLEPAFCHCSLKPSNVLLDMQYRAKISDYGLPNWRKQQLRSDLQNCNQRNCQDLVYLPPEILEGGLPSQEGDIYSFGILCWESLSRRKPFEGQTTLLEVLTGICSSLRPGISEKFIPSNLPERNRLLHLIALCWHQEPDCRPHTAECVDLLNGILTTINKEAISTAIYNLMDAKEAALNACKGSEIYTLQTGICNSEIICPPKPNRVISKKIPFVVPSLSTILLDSTANNAGTENVLETDLSNTILQNTTTKKGYPGSDSRKSNSFCTIPLPGSTGGKESSQPKDPPLAFKHRPQPVYLEQAVTDPCCKGNCCQVLACQRQTILSCMTEGRLNHILDVLRSQQILSRMDYETITSYPTVTGRARALLDTCLCLGERAAQVVVTVLSMTKCSPLGRGSHCPDCPSKVNRLL; encoded by the exons ATGCAGTTCAAAACTGACTCGCGTTTGGTATCCGCAGCAGTTTCACTCCATTGTTCCATAGTTTTTATGCCCGTATTTCTGAG GGAATGGAAGTTGCTACTTCAGGATATAGCAAATGTCAGACACTGTGAGTCTGAACGTCTCCTGCCTTCTCTTGGGATTTACCAGTACCATGGACTCGTGGGGATAGTGACTGAATGGATGAACAATGGATCCCTCCACTCGTTCATCCATGAG CATCAACTGTACCCAGAACTTCCATTTCCCTTACTCATAAGGATCCTGTTGGATGTGGCTGAAGGGCTGCATCACCTTCACAGCCTCGAACCTGCTTTCTGCCACTGCAGCCTGAAACCTTCCAATGTGCTTTTGGATATGCAGTACAGAGCCAAG ATATCAGATTATGGTCTACCCAACTGGAGGAAACAACAACTGCGGTCAGACCTGCAGAACTGCAATCAGAGAAACTGCCAGGATTTAGTGTACCTCCCTCCTGAAATACTTGAAGGAGGCCTTCCTTCCCAGGAAGGTGATATTTACAG TTTTGGAATACTGTGTTGGGAGAGCCTAAGCAGACGGAAACCTTTTGAAG GTCAGACAACCCTGCTGGAAGTTTTGACAGGCATCTGCAGCAGTTTGCGGCCTggcatttcagaaaagtttaTACCAAGCAATTTGCCTGAAAGGAACAGACTGTTGCACCTTATTGCTCTGTGCTGGCATCAAGAACCAGACTGCAGACCACATACTGCAG AATGCGTAGACCTTCTAAATGGAATTTTGACTACTATAAATAAGGAGGCAATTTCCACTGCAATCTACAATCTGATGGATGCAAAG GAGGCAGCACTTAATGCATGCAAAGGTTCAGAAATATACACACTGCAGACAGGCATATGCAATTCGGAG ATCATCTGTCCACCAAAACCCAACCGTGTAATCAGCAAGAAAATTCCTTTTGTAGTGCCAAGCTTGTCAACTATTCTACTTGATAGCACTGCAAATAATGCAGGAACAGAAAATGTTCTTGAGACGGATCTGTCAAATACTATCCTACAGaacacaacaacaaagaaaG GTTACCCAGGCTCTGACAGTAGAAAATCAAATTCCTTTTGCACAATTCCTTTACCTGGTTCAACTGGAGGCAAAGAAAGCAGTCAGCCTAAGGACCCACCACTGGCTTTTAAGCACAGACCACAACCTGTGTACCTTGAACAAGCAGTGACAG ATCCTTGCTGCAAAGGAAACTGTTGTCAAGTACTAGCCTGCCAGAGACAGACTATACTGAGCTGCATGACAGAAGGACGCCTCAACCACATCCTAGATGTCCTTCGTTCACAGCAAATATTGTCCCGAATGGATTATGAAACAATTACTTCTTACCCCACAGTGACTGGCCGTGCTCGGGCATTGTTGGACACTTGCCTTTGCCTTGGAGAGAGAGCAGCACAAGTTGTAGTGACTGTACTTTCAATGACCAAATGTAGTCCTCTGGGACGAGGCAGCCACTGCCCAGACTGTCCTTCCAAGGTAAATAGGCTGCTGTGA
- the LOC129212219 gene encoding receptor-interacting serine/threonine-protein kinase 2-like isoform X2 translates to MSHQEMAKPLPVVAQKDLDSFALIRTGSGFALKAFHASWNTHISVKLLTSQDTTEREWKLLLQDIANVRHCESERLLPSLGIYQYHGLVGIVTEWMNNGSLHSFIHEHQLYPELPFPLLIRILLDVAEGLHHLHSLEPAFCHCSLKPSNVLLDMQYRAKISDYGLPNWRKQQLRSDLQNCNQRNCQDLVYLPPEILEGGLPSQEGDIYSFGILCWESLSRRKPFEGQTTLLEVLTGICSSLRPGISEKFIPSNLPERNRLLHLIALCWHQEPDCRPHTAECVDLLNGILTTINKEAISTAIYNLMDAKEAALNACKGSEIYTLQTGICNSEIICPPKPNRVISKKIPFVVPSLSTILLDSTANNAGTENVLETDLSNTILQNTTTKKGYPGSDSRKSNSFCTIPLPGSTGGKESSQPKDPPLAFKHRPQPVYLEQAVTDPCCKGNCCQVLACQRQTILSCMTEGRLNHILDVLRSQQILSRMDYETITSYPTVTGRARALLDTCLCLGERAAQVVVTVLSMTKCSPLGRGSHCPDCPSKVNRLL, encoded by the exons ATGAG CCATCAAGAAATGGCCAAACCATTACCTGTAGTAGCCCAGAAAGATTTGGATAGCTTTGCCTTGATCAGGACAGGCTCAGGCTTTGCACTCAAAGCCTTTCATGCTTCTTGGAACACTCACATCTCGGTGAAGCTGCTGACAAGCCAGGACACTACAGAGAG GGAATGGAAGTTGCTACTTCAGGATATAGCAAATGTCAGACACTGTGAGTCTGAACGTCTCCTGCCTTCTCTTGGGATTTACCAGTACCATGGACTCGTGGGGATAGTGACTGAATGGATGAACAATGGATCCCTCCACTCGTTCATCCATGAG CATCAACTGTACCCAGAACTTCCATTTCCCTTACTCATAAGGATCCTGTTGGATGTGGCTGAAGGGCTGCATCACCTTCACAGCCTCGAACCTGCTTTCTGCCACTGCAGCCTGAAACCTTCCAATGTGCTTTTGGATATGCAGTACAGAGCCAAG ATATCAGATTATGGTCTACCCAACTGGAGGAAACAACAACTGCGGTCAGACCTGCAGAACTGCAATCAGAGAAACTGCCAGGATTTAGTGTACCTCCCTCCTGAAATACTTGAAGGAGGCCTTCCTTCCCAGGAAGGTGATATTTACAG TTTTGGAATACTGTGTTGGGAGAGCCTAAGCAGACGGAAACCTTTTGAAG GTCAGACAACCCTGCTGGAAGTTTTGACAGGCATCTGCAGCAGTTTGCGGCCTggcatttcagaaaagtttaTACCAAGCAATTTGCCTGAAAGGAACAGACTGTTGCACCTTATTGCTCTGTGCTGGCATCAAGAACCAGACTGCAGACCACATACTGCAG AATGCGTAGACCTTCTAAATGGAATTTTGACTACTATAAATAAGGAGGCAATTTCCACTGCAATCTACAATCTGATGGATGCAAAG GAGGCAGCACTTAATGCATGCAAAGGTTCAGAAATATACACACTGCAGACAGGCATATGCAATTCGGAG ATCATCTGTCCACCAAAACCCAACCGTGTAATCAGCAAGAAAATTCCTTTTGTAGTGCCAAGCTTGTCAACTATTCTACTTGATAGCACTGCAAATAATGCAGGAACAGAAAATGTTCTTGAGACGGATCTGTCAAATACTATCCTACAGaacacaacaacaaagaaaG GTTACCCAGGCTCTGACAGTAGAAAATCAAATTCCTTTTGCACAATTCCTTTACCTGGTTCAACTGGAGGCAAAGAAAGCAGTCAGCCTAAGGACCCACCACTGGCTTTTAAGCACAGACCACAACCTGTGTACCTTGAACAAGCAGTGACAG ATCCTTGCTGCAAAGGAAACTGTTGTCAAGTACTAGCCTGCCAGAGACAGACTATACTGAGCTGCATGACAGAAGGACGCCTCAACCACATCCTAGATGTCCTTCGTTCACAGCAAATATTGTCCCGAATGGATTATGAAACAATTACTTCTTACCCCACAGTGACTGGCCGTGCTCGGGCATTGTTGGACACTTGCCTTTGCCTTGGAGAGAGAGCAGCACAAGTTGTAGTGACTGTACTTTCAATGACCAAATGTAGTCCTCTGGGACGAGGCAGCCACTGCCCAGACTGTCCTTCCAAGGTAAATAGGCTGCTGTGA
- the LOC129212219 gene encoding receptor-interacting serine/threonine-protein kinase 2-like isoform X1, which produces MQFKTDSRLVSAAVSLHCSIVFMPVFLSHQEMAKPLPVVAQKDLDSFALIRTGSGFALKAFHASWNTHISVKLLTSQDTTEREWKLLLQDIANVRHCESERLLPSLGIYQYHGLVGIVTEWMNNGSLHSFIHEHQLYPELPFPLLIRILLDVAEGLHHLHSLEPAFCHCSLKPSNVLLDMQYRAKISDYGLPNWRKQQLRSDLQNCNQRNCQDLVYLPPEILEGGLPSQEGDIYSFGILCWESLSRRKPFEGQTTLLEVLTGICSSLRPGISEKFIPSNLPERNRLLHLIALCWHQEPDCRPHTAECVDLLNGILTTINKEAISTAIYNLMDAKEAALNACKGSEIYTLQTGICNSEIICPPKPNRVISKKIPFVVPSLSTILLDSTANNAGTENVLETDLSNTILQNTTTKKGYPGSDSRKSNSFCTIPLPGSTGGKESSQPKDPPLAFKHRPQPVYLEQAVTDPCCKGNCCQVLACQRQTILSCMTEGRLNHILDVLRSQQILSRMDYETITSYPTVTGRARALLDTCLCLGERAAQVVVTVLSMTKCSPLGRGSHCPDCPSKVNRLL; this is translated from the exons ATGCAGTTCAAAACTGACTCGCGTTTGGTATCCGCAGCAGTTTCACTCCATTGTTCCATAGTTTTTATGCCCGTATTTCTGAG CCATCAAGAAATGGCCAAACCATTACCTGTAGTAGCCCAGAAAGATTTGGATAGCTTTGCCTTGATCAGGACAGGCTCAGGCTTTGCACTCAAAGCCTTTCATGCTTCTTGGAACACTCACATCTCGGTGAAGCTGCTGACAAGCCAGGACACTACAGAGAG GGAATGGAAGTTGCTACTTCAGGATATAGCAAATGTCAGACACTGTGAGTCTGAACGTCTCCTGCCTTCTCTTGGGATTTACCAGTACCATGGACTCGTGGGGATAGTGACTGAATGGATGAACAATGGATCCCTCCACTCGTTCATCCATGAG CATCAACTGTACCCAGAACTTCCATTTCCCTTACTCATAAGGATCCTGTTGGATGTGGCTGAAGGGCTGCATCACCTTCACAGCCTCGAACCTGCTTTCTGCCACTGCAGCCTGAAACCTTCCAATGTGCTTTTGGATATGCAGTACAGAGCCAAG ATATCAGATTATGGTCTACCCAACTGGAGGAAACAACAACTGCGGTCAGACCTGCAGAACTGCAATCAGAGAAACTGCCAGGATTTAGTGTACCTCCCTCCTGAAATACTTGAAGGAGGCCTTCCTTCCCAGGAAGGTGATATTTACAG TTTTGGAATACTGTGTTGGGAGAGCCTAAGCAGACGGAAACCTTTTGAAG GTCAGACAACCCTGCTGGAAGTTTTGACAGGCATCTGCAGCAGTTTGCGGCCTggcatttcagaaaagtttaTACCAAGCAATTTGCCTGAAAGGAACAGACTGTTGCACCTTATTGCTCTGTGCTGGCATCAAGAACCAGACTGCAGACCACATACTGCAG AATGCGTAGACCTTCTAAATGGAATTTTGACTACTATAAATAAGGAGGCAATTTCCACTGCAATCTACAATCTGATGGATGCAAAG GAGGCAGCACTTAATGCATGCAAAGGTTCAGAAATATACACACTGCAGACAGGCATATGCAATTCGGAG ATCATCTGTCCACCAAAACCCAACCGTGTAATCAGCAAGAAAATTCCTTTTGTAGTGCCAAGCTTGTCAACTATTCTACTTGATAGCACTGCAAATAATGCAGGAACAGAAAATGTTCTTGAGACGGATCTGTCAAATACTATCCTACAGaacacaacaacaaagaaaG GTTACCCAGGCTCTGACAGTAGAAAATCAAATTCCTTTTGCACAATTCCTTTACCTGGTTCAACTGGAGGCAAAGAAAGCAGTCAGCCTAAGGACCCACCACTGGCTTTTAAGCACAGACCACAACCTGTGTACCTTGAACAAGCAGTGACAG ATCCTTGCTGCAAAGGAAACTGTTGTCAAGTACTAGCCTGCCAGAGACAGACTATACTGAGCTGCATGACAGAAGGACGCCTCAACCACATCCTAGATGTCCTTCGTTCACAGCAAATATTGTCCCGAATGGATTATGAAACAATTACTTCTTACCCCACAGTGACTGGCCGTGCTCGGGCATTGTTGGACACTTGCCTTTGCCTTGGAGAGAGAGCAGCACAAGTTGTAGTGACTGTACTTTCAATGACCAAATGTAGTCCTCTGGGACGAGGCAGCCACTGCCCAGACTGTCCTTCCAAGGTAAATAGGCTGCTGTGA
- the LOC129212219 gene encoding receptor-interacting serine/threonine-protein kinase 2-like isoform X3, producing the protein MAKPLPVVAQKDLDSFALIRTGSGFALKAFHASWNTHISVKLLTSQDTTEREWKLLLQDIANVRHCESERLLPSLGIYQYHGLVGIVTEWMNNGSLHSFIHEHQLYPELPFPLLIRILLDVAEGLHHLHSLEPAFCHCSLKPSNVLLDMQYRAKISDYGLPNWRKQQLRSDLQNCNQRNCQDLVYLPPEILEGGLPSQEGDIYSFGILCWESLSRRKPFEGQTTLLEVLTGICSSLRPGISEKFIPSNLPERNRLLHLIALCWHQEPDCRPHTAECVDLLNGILTTINKEAISTAIYNLMDAKEAALNACKGSEIYTLQTGICNSEIICPPKPNRVISKKIPFVVPSLSTILLDSTANNAGTENVLETDLSNTILQNTTTKKGYPGSDSRKSNSFCTIPLPGSTGGKESSQPKDPPLAFKHRPQPVYLEQAVTDPCCKGNCCQVLACQRQTILSCMTEGRLNHILDVLRSQQILSRMDYETITSYPTVTGRARALLDTCLCLGERAAQVVVTVLSMTKCSPLGRGSHCPDCPSKVNRLL; encoded by the exons ATGGCCAAACCATTACCTGTAGTAGCCCAGAAAGATTTGGATAGCTTTGCCTTGATCAGGACAGGCTCAGGCTTTGCACTCAAAGCCTTTCATGCTTCTTGGAACACTCACATCTCGGTGAAGCTGCTGACAAGCCAGGACACTACAGAGAG GGAATGGAAGTTGCTACTTCAGGATATAGCAAATGTCAGACACTGTGAGTCTGAACGTCTCCTGCCTTCTCTTGGGATTTACCAGTACCATGGACTCGTGGGGATAGTGACTGAATGGATGAACAATGGATCCCTCCACTCGTTCATCCATGAG CATCAACTGTACCCAGAACTTCCATTTCCCTTACTCATAAGGATCCTGTTGGATGTGGCTGAAGGGCTGCATCACCTTCACAGCCTCGAACCTGCTTTCTGCCACTGCAGCCTGAAACCTTCCAATGTGCTTTTGGATATGCAGTACAGAGCCAAG ATATCAGATTATGGTCTACCCAACTGGAGGAAACAACAACTGCGGTCAGACCTGCAGAACTGCAATCAGAGAAACTGCCAGGATTTAGTGTACCTCCCTCCTGAAATACTTGAAGGAGGCCTTCCTTCCCAGGAAGGTGATATTTACAG TTTTGGAATACTGTGTTGGGAGAGCCTAAGCAGACGGAAACCTTTTGAAG GTCAGACAACCCTGCTGGAAGTTTTGACAGGCATCTGCAGCAGTTTGCGGCCTggcatttcagaaaagtttaTACCAAGCAATTTGCCTGAAAGGAACAGACTGTTGCACCTTATTGCTCTGTGCTGGCATCAAGAACCAGACTGCAGACCACATACTGCAG AATGCGTAGACCTTCTAAATGGAATTTTGACTACTATAAATAAGGAGGCAATTTCCACTGCAATCTACAATCTGATGGATGCAAAG GAGGCAGCACTTAATGCATGCAAAGGTTCAGAAATATACACACTGCAGACAGGCATATGCAATTCGGAG ATCATCTGTCCACCAAAACCCAACCGTGTAATCAGCAAGAAAATTCCTTTTGTAGTGCCAAGCTTGTCAACTATTCTACTTGATAGCACTGCAAATAATGCAGGAACAGAAAATGTTCTTGAGACGGATCTGTCAAATACTATCCTACAGaacacaacaacaaagaaaG GTTACCCAGGCTCTGACAGTAGAAAATCAAATTCCTTTTGCACAATTCCTTTACCTGGTTCAACTGGAGGCAAAGAAAGCAGTCAGCCTAAGGACCCACCACTGGCTTTTAAGCACAGACCACAACCTGTGTACCTTGAACAAGCAGTGACAG ATCCTTGCTGCAAAGGAAACTGTTGTCAAGTACTAGCCTGCCAGAGACAGACTATACTGAGCTGCATGACAGAAGGACGCCTCAACCACATCCTAGATGTCCTTCGTTCACAGCAAATATTGTCCCGAATGGATTATGAAACAATTACTTCTTACCCCACAGTGACTGGCCGTGCTCGGGCATTGTTGGACACTTGCCTTTGCCTTGGAGAGAGAGCAGCACAAGTTGTAGTGACTGTACTTTCAATGACCAAATGTAGTCCTCTGGGACGAGGCAGCCACTGCCCAGACTGTCCTTCCAAGGTAAATAGGCTGCTGTGA